The DNA region AGGAGCGGTCGGCGTACACGGTGATGACCACAGGGATGGTCGTGCCGATCTGGTCCTGCGTCTTGGCGTTGTAGGCCTTGCAGAACTCCATGATGTTTACGCCGTGCTGGCCCAGAGCCGGGCCCACCGGGGGCGAGGGGTTAGCCTTGCCGGCGGGGAGCTGCAGCTTAATTTTGGCGACTTCCTTCTTAGCCATGGTAGTGTCGTCCTTTGATCGGTCATCGAACCCTTTCGGGGTTCGCCTAGTTTTTTGTCACCTGAACGAAATCGAGCTCGACGGGGGTCTGACGGCCGAAGATGGACACAGAGACCTTGAGCTTGCCCTTGTCGTAGTTCACGTCCTCGACCAGGGCGTTGAACCCGCCGAACGGGCCATCGATGACCCGTACCTCGTCCCCGCGGTCGAAATGGAACTTGGGACGCGGCTGCTCCTGTCGGCTCTCCATCATGGCGAGCACGCGCTCGGCTTCTGAATCTCTCATCGGGGTCGGACGGTTCTTTCCGCCCACAAACCCTGTAACCCGGGGAATCTCCTGAACAAGATGCCATGACTTGTCGTTCATGACCATCTTGAGCATGACGTATCCGGGATAGAACTTCCTGGTAGAGGTCCTTTTTTCGCCCTTGACCAGTTCAATCACCTTCTCGGTAGGTACCACAACCTCTTCGATCGCACCTTCGTCCTGCCCGGTGCGCATCATCTCGCGGATGGTCAGCTCCACCCTATTCTCGAAACCGGAATAGGTGTGGACGATGAACCAGCGAGCCTTGGACTGGCCGTCAGCAGGGATGTCGTTCGTATTTTCGGTCATGACAGGACGAACTCGATCAATTTTGAAAGTCCCAGGTCCACGATGCCCAGGAAGATGGTCATAACCACCACCAGGACCATCACGGCCGCAGAAGTGACCATGGTTTCCCTGCGTGTAGGCCAGGTGACCTTCTTGATTTCAACCTTGGACAACTCGATGAATTCTTTGAATTCCTCGAACTTGCCCTTGACCGACGTGGCGGAACCTTCAAGTTCCGCCGTATCGC from Desulfovibrio sp. includes:
- the nusG gene encoding transcription termination/antitermination protein NusG; the encoded protein is MTENTNDIPADGQSKARWFIVHTYSGFENRVELTIREMMRTGQDEGAIEEVVVPTEKVIELVKGEKRTSTRKFYPGYVMLKMVMNDKSWHLVQEIPRVTGFVGGKNRPTPMRDSEAERVLAMMESRQEQPRPKFHFDRGDEVRVIDGPFGGFNALVEDVNYDKGKLKVSVSIFGRQTPVELDFVQVTKN
- the secE gene encoding preprotein translocase subunit SecE, translated to MATKKVKSGDTAELEGSATSVKGKFEEFKEFIELSKVEIKKVTWPTRRETMVTSAAVMVLVVVMTIFLGIVDLGLSKLIEFVLS